One Vespa crabro chromosome 9, iyVesCrab1.2, whole genome shotgun sequence genomic region harbors:
- the LOC124426763 gene encoding uncharacterized protein LOC124426763 isoform X6 codes for MIENGGGSIARTFRGERDVKNVDDVTLVGRTAKRRGNVVVALRRRRRRRRRRRRCVCCVSFLVYRRFCVFVGEVIAAHVRVTHLRVAGFSRLLALSSTVRFSNRMAISERKREKERGGVELYTVAMTDPQLTNNNNNNNNNNNNNNDGEPKYLHKKFKKMATTEVTPRVEAKKESTADDKGNTDVQKKREAVKESRDSPKEALKAEASPETETEPAESRKTGYVCPYCKLSCAKPSVLQKHIRAHTNERPYPCVPCGFAFKTKSNLYKHRRSRTHALKMEGGDSSKVSEDSDISLSDSASNGTGTPPPPPTSTPTTTSSVVKTVKTGKIYKPKFHTALQSINNETETSSFSSTTSSSSNSSVAVTSNNSTVNAAKPNADRLQEHIDKIITDNRAIVDAVDPRLHKLMQRQQSMVEIKQSDQPLNLSSADESSTRKRCYSESFAQEITDREPTSNSEASIIKDLLLKTRGTGDAEATTEIENYVCPSCSIPYTSIDNLETHRRYYCKGPISPRRSDYQLDNEKRESEFESKSSDYYATLQPLPSPGPLLGNTRLVDAYAPPAKKQRSESVPTSLRSLEELSKYPRPNSLQMFGGEVRILDNTGETKTMRIEPRQTNSPTSEQISSNKCVTSETASIVVRSGLHSGGTMVHKPPGTPTSTQSSSISLPNTPKMLAPIIPNISTPNIAPTMSCYNYLEPHLNPLTSITAYNPLTLPQAGITSILHGGKVIPYVPGMPGPHTLTGAPPPPPPPPIDISPGVASGEVGYKVIPGVPGLHMIPQPLDLASPVKIQAPNVPGMPGPGISVGHVSIMGQPLDLASPAKENKLNFKTPSSDGLRSAGGLTSPKVPTVKVDNSTDKYRPSRMSLTSVADLPINELDRHIKHNVPAKHKAIESPREKRELSLVEKSPNVERTYAYSNGIDAPVNSANSYAKHKYSPKSTSENRKRPSTWNIAEMEIGRTQVETLEYGSNLKYDSSPSRENGRIKINVLEGRGKIVESYNTVGETKLKSNPAVLAGAVPPQSHPPPPPPPPPPPPPPPPPTPPVILVNLDSSKSEVPSKTSVELVVKADKSEAKSPKSSDGAKEETSVNKFLRPTSLPLKPGTFTPKKHHGITPTANTLSLISPETPRPKKSYGQLYLNGHAYTYLGLKCSTRVFYCTLNRPQPMYVTQQHGLSMYSNWKICKEAPPDLDLAHYDSRNRPLNYTTACTMREDILTHSSQRPITPTSPDSGLESDIQEKSKRIKIFDGGFESNEDYTYVRGRGRGRYVCEECGIRCKKPSMLKKHIRTHTDVRPYTCRHCAFSFKTKGNLTKHMKSKAHYKKCVELGIAPVPTTVCDENIDKEAIARLAVGGNAEESTSEEEESEGEGEESEESGSEEHEAAQSLLSLSQRNTNRLPGLLPSGRPTTYPYTLTFPSSSVTTNIISTVSSTLSTSDHSTADQETSLIQSEHSHRYYFPSKWTAADELRSSVIQLSKKDDSDIEVEEITDTDSRQQISQPMDLTTKQTTQQPVRSPIPPQRAMPVDILTPVSEPVLLQTIVQTMERLPIQGREWKPNAEGRMLQAYLTERHVMDSKIKQQYRVGNSKIDRTMGGDRDVYPKYQDAGRSRNPENSDIPAVTYTDPTKLQQNAMESKIKHVTKQQSSDDIKMEIREKIYQNNVAMERKVYNFETIHKDKEQHASRDIHENNSRTNVEYGIVMNKNINPIERTNYSSMDISSRSTPGMDRHSPKNFHSDANNRLVSIQYGNNEPPDRTAILKTMNQDVRPANQEMRIPSDIRMQSQSPRNIDLRPPSRELRMPNQDYRVQAQELRLTTQDYKLRGQEIQSLGTEFKQIPTDVRLSQEIVSPGNLEARQVISDNRPPSRDMRMPEYRSEYRSQPQETRRHFEIIQSSTRESPKLQDVSQRPQNIDIKNVDRSDIKHNAEMTKQTIVESIKHTVVARKVVVGGPDFRSPSPTVGNAKPQAEFLQPSTGPAPNYVSVTEDGRSVCGICNKVFSKPSQLRLHINIHYFERPFRCESCAVSFRTKGHLTKHERSVSHHNKVSMTSTFGAATTSNPRPFKCTDCKIAFRIHGHLAKHLRSKMHIMKLECLGKLPFGTYAEMERSGINLNDIDTTDCDNSLTSLQILAQRLCEKDPNKMGQWDTEVVQSQPISGGETSSDEGEPISQHPIYSFPVKVTTDAEMSRPYHVPIATEEPKSMVDVHHINSQFNQQKREYGMKENANRSTVSPENNLQSYKCQVCPVSMRNVNELQVHCFVEHNIETESSTNIHGDRGANKCREKENTQKKISAEERVVREDHNRQKIGDT; via the exons ATGATCGAGAATGGTGGGGGAAGTATTGCTAGGACCTTTAGAGGGGAACGGGATGTAAAGAACGTCGACGACGTTACTTTGGTTGGGAGAACCGCCAAGAGAAGGGGAAACGTTGTCGTGGCGttgcgtcgtcgtcgtcgtcgtcgccgtcgtcgccgtcgttgtGTGTGTTGTGTTTCGTTCCTTGTGTATCGTCGGTTTTGTGTGTTCGTTGGTGAAGTGATAGCCGCGCACGTACGCGTGACTCACTTGCGCGTTGCGGGATTCTCCCGCTTACTTGCTCTTAGCAGCACCGTACGATTCTCCAACCGCATGGCTATctcggaaagaaaaagagagaaagagagggggggagtGG AGCTCTATACTGTGGCGATGACAGATCCACAGTTaactaacaacaacaataataacaacaataataacaacaacaataacgatggCGAGCCGAAGTATTTGCACAAGAAGTTTAAGAAGATGGCGACGACGGAGGTTACGCCTCGAGTCGAGGCAAAGAAGGAAAGCACGGCCGATGATAAGGGGAATACCGATGTccagaagaaaagggaagcgGTCAAGGAGAGCAGAGATTCTCCAAAGGAAGCCCTCAAGGCCGAGGCATCTCCTGAGACCGAGACCGAGCCCGCGGAATCGCGAAAAACCGGATACGTTTGCCCTTATTGTAAGCTCTCCTGTGCCAAGCCAAGCGTTTTGCAAAAGCACATTAGGGCTCATACCAACGAGAGACCGTATCCTTGCGTGCCCTGCGGTTTCGCTTTTAAGACCAAGTCGAATCTTTACAAGCATCGGAGATCTCGGACTCACGCTTTGAAAATGGAAGGCGGCGATAGCAGCAAG GTGTCGGAGGACTCGGACATTAGCCTGTCCGACAGTGCCAGTAACGGTACAGGGACTCCACCACCTCCGCCAACGTCAACGCCCACGACGACCTCCTCCGTCGTGAAGACCGTCAAGACTGGAAAAATCTACAAGCCAAAGTTCCACACCGCCCTCCAATCGATAAACAATGAGACGGAAACGTCTTCGTTTTCGTCTACAACGAGCTCTTCCAGTAATTCTTCCGTAGCTGTGACCAGTAATAATAGCACCGTGAACGCTGCGAAACCGAACGCGGATAGGTTGCAGGAAcacatcgataaaattataacggACAATCGTGCGATCGTCGATGCGGTAGATCCTCGTCTTCATAAATTAATGCAACGACAGCAGAGCATGGTCGAGATAAAGCAGTCCGATCAACCCTTGAATCTCTCATCGGCGGACGAATCCTCGACGAGAAAACGTTGTTACAGCGAGAGTTTCGCTCAAGAGATTACGGATCGAGAACCGACGAGCAATAGCGAGGCATCGATCATCAAGGATCTTTTATTGAAGACGCGCGGAACTGGCGACGCAGAGGCTACCACGGAGATCGAGAATTATGTATGTCCGTCGTGCAGTATACCGTACACGAGTATCGACAATCTCGAGACTCATCGACGATATTATTGCAAGGGACCGATCAGCCCTAGGAGATCGGATTATCAGTTGGATAACGAGAAGAGAGAATCCGAGTTCGAGTCGAAGTCTTCCGATTATTATGCTACCTTGCAACCTCTTCCTTCGCCAGGACCTCTGTTGGGTAACACGAGACTCGTTGACGCTTACGCGCCACCCGCGAAAAAACAGCGCTCGGAATCTGTCCCAACTAGTTTGAGATCTCTCGAGGAACTAAGCAAATATCCGAGGCCAAACTCCTTGCAAATGTTCGGGGGGGAGGTTAGGATACTCGACAATACGGGCGAGACGAAGACCATGAGAATCGAGCCACGACAAACTAATTCACCGACGAGCGAACAGATCTCAAGCAACAAGTGCGTCACGTCGGAGACAGCTTCGATCGTGGTAAGATCGGGTCTTCATTCGGGCGGTACTATGGTGCATAAACCGCCTGGCACGCCTACAAGCACACAAAGTTCCTCCATATCTTTGCCAAACACTCCAAAAATGTTGGCCCCCATCATACCAAACATATCAACTCCAAACATAGCACCGACGATGTCCTGCTACAACTACCTGGAACCGCATTTGAATCCATTGACGAGCATAACCGCATACAATCCGTTGACGTTGCCTCAAGCGGGTATAACGAGTATTCTTCACGGTGGTAAGGTTATACCTTACGTACCTGGTATGCCAGGACCACATACCTTGACCGGTGCACCACCCCCACCGCCCCCGCCACCTATAGATATATCACCTGGTGTGGCGTCCGGTGAGGTTGGATACAAAGTCATACCAGGTGTGCCGGGTCTGCACATGATACCCCAACCTTTGGATCTTGCAAGTCCGGTCAAAATTCAGGCGCCCAACGTACCTGGAATGCCGGGACCTGGAATATCCGTTGGACACGTCTCTATAATGGGCCAGCCATTGGATCTAGCTAGTCCCGCGAAGGAGAACAAGCTTAACTTCAAAACTCCTAGCAGCGACGGTTTGAGAAGCGCCGGTGGCTTAACGAGTCCCAAAGTTCCTACCGTCAAGGTCGATAATTCTACGGACAAATATCGACCAAGTAGGATGTCTCTCACATCTGTCGCCGATCTGCCAATAAACGAACTCGATCGTCATATCAAACACAACGTTCCTGCGAAACATAAAGCCATAGAGAGCCcccgagaaaagagagagttgTCTCTTGTCGAGAAAAGTCCCAACGTCGAAAGAACTTACGCTTATTCTAACGGCATCGACGCACCTGTTAATTCCGCAAATTCGTATGCCAAGCACAAATATTCACCTAAATCGACTTCGGAGAACAGGAAGAGGCCCTCTACTTGGAACATTGCCGAGATGGAAATCGGCAGAACGCAGGTCGAAACTTTAGAGTACGGCTCGAATTTGAAATACGATTCTTCGCCCTCTCGTGAAAATGGTCGTATCAAAATTAACGTTCTCGAAGGTAGAGGAAAGATAGTCGAAAGTTATAATACCGTCGGTGAAACCAAATTAAAATCTAATCCTGCAGTATTAGCGGGAGCAGTACCGCCGCAGTCACACCCGCCCCctccaccgccgccgccgccacctcctccaccgccaccaccgccAACACCACCAGTGATACTTGTGAATTTAGATTCATCCAAGTCAGAAGTGCCAAGTAAAACTTCCGTAGAATTAGTTGTTAAAGCGGATAAGTCTGAAGCTAAGTCGCCGAAAAGTAGCGACGGTGCTAAAGAAGAGACCAGTGTTAATAAGTTTTTAAGACCCACTTCTTTACCTTTAAAACCTGGTACGTTTACGCCAAAAAAACATCACGGAATTACGCCAACGGCAAATACCCTATCCCTTATAAGCCCGGAAACTCCTAGGCCCAAAAAATCCTACGGACAACTTTATTTAAATGGACACGCCTATACATATCTAGGTTTGAAGTGTTCAACGAGAGTATTTTATTGTACCCTAAACAGACCGCAGCCCATGTACGTTACGCAACAGCACGGTCTGTCTATGTATTCCAATTGGAAGATTTGTAAAGAAGCTCCGCCAGATTTGGATCTGGCGCATTACGATTCTAGAAACAGACCTCTTAATTATACCACCGCTTGTACCATGCGAGAAGATATATTGACGCATTCTTCGCAGAGGCCTATCACTCCAACCAGTCCGGATAGTGGGTTAGAAAGTGATATACAAGAAAAATCCaagagaattaaaattttcgacGGCGGTTTTGAAAGTAACGAGGATTACACGTACGTTAGGGGTCGTG GTCGCGGTCGATATGTCTGCGAAGAATGTGGCATTCGTTGTAAGAAACCGTCGATGCTGAAGAAACATATCAGAACTCATACGGACGTACGGCCATACACCTGCAGGCACTGTGCCTTTAG CTTCAAGACCAAAGGCAATCTCACGAAACACATGAAGTCAAAAgcacattataaaaaatgtgtCGAGCTTGGAATTGCTCCGGTACCAACTACAGTTTGCGACGAGAATATCGACAAAGAGGCTATTGCGCGATTGGCCGTCGGTGGAAATGCCGAAGAATCTACTtcggaggaggaagagagcgaaggtgaaggagaagaaagcgAAGAATCTGGGAGCGAAGAGCACGAAGCGGCACAAAGTTTGCTAAGTCTGTCGCAACGTAACACTAATAGATTACCAGGATTATTGCCTTCGGGTCGGCCAACGACATATCCTTATACTTTGACTTTTCCATCGAGCTCCGTTACAACGAATATCATATCAACCGTTTCCAGCACCTTATCTACCAGCGATCATAGTACGGCCGATCAAGAAACTAGCCTCATTCAGAGCGAACACtcgcatcgttattatttccctTCGAAATGGACAGCCGCGGATGAGTTAAGAAGTAGCGTTATACAATTATCGAAGAAGGATGATTCGGATATCGAGGTAGAAGAGATAACTGATACGGATTCGCGCCAACAGATATCCCAACCGATGGATCTTACGACTAAGCAAACTACGCAACAGCCTGTACGATCCCCAATACCACCACAAAGAGCAATGCCTGTTGACATCTTGACACCGGTATCAGAACCAGTTCTATTACAAACGATAGTGCAGACAATGGAACGATTACCTATACAAGGTAGAGAATGGAAGCCTAATGCAGAGGGACGTATGCTTCAAGCATATCTTACCGAGAGACACGTCATGGACagtaaaataaaacaacaatatcgcGTGGGAAATTCGAAAATCGATAGAACTATGGGAGGAGATAGAGACGTTTATCCTAAATATCAAGATGCTGGGAGATCTAGAAATCCGGAAAACAGTGACATTCCTGCGGTAACGTATACGGATCCAACGAAATTGCAACAGAACGCAATGGAATCGAAGATCAAACACGTGACGAAGCAACAATCGTCGGACGATATTAAAATGGAAATTCGAGAGaagatttatcaaaataatgtaGCAATGGAAAGAAAAGTCTATAATTTCGAAACGATTCACAAAGATAAGGAACAGCATGCGAGTCGCGATATTCATGAAAACAATTCCAGAACCAATGTCGAATATGGCATCGTaatgaataagaatattaatccGATCGAAAGGACAAATTATTCTTCTATGGATATATCATCCCGTAGTACACCTGGTATGGATCGTCACTCACCAAAAAATTTCCATTCGGATGCTAACAATCGACTCGTTTCTATCCAATACGGTAACAACGAGCCACCCGATAGAACAGCCATACTTAAAACTATGAATCAAGACGTTAGACCGGCTAATCAAGAAATGCGCATACCTTCGGACATTAGAATGCAAAGTCAAAGTCCACGAAATATAGACCTTCGGCCACCTAGCAGAGAATTAAGAATGCCCAATCAAGATTATCGTGTGCAAGCTCAAGAGTTACGTTTAACTACTCAAGATTACAAATTACGCGGTCAAGAGATACAATCGCTTGGAACGGAATTTAAACAGATACCAACGGATGTACGTTTGAGTCAAGAAATCGTGTCACCGGGGAACCTAGAGGCAAGACAAGTTATCTCAGACAATAGACCACCCAGTAGAGATATGCGCATGCCGGAATATAGATCAGAATATAGATCTCAACCGCAAGAAACAAGACgtcattttgaaataatacaatCGTCTACGCGCGAGTCCCCGAAGTTGCAGGATGTATCTCAAAGACcacaaaatatagatataaaaaatgtagatCGTTCCGATATCAAGCATAATGCAGAAATGACGAAACAGACCATAGTGGAAAGTATTAAACACACGGTAGTAGCTCGAAAGGTGGTCGTCGGTGGTCCAGATTTCAGGTCGCCCTCTCCAACGGTAGGAAATGCTAAACCTCAAGCCGAGTTCTTACAACCATCGACCGGACCGGCGCCAAATTATGTGAG TGTAACGGAAGACGGCCGAAGCGTATGCGGAATTTGTAACAAGGTGTTCAGCAAACCTAGTCAGTTACGATTGCATatcaatattcattatttcgaaAGACCATTTCGATGTGAGAGTTGTGCGGTCTCCTTTAGGACAAAGGGCCACTTGACGAAACACGAAAGATCGGTTTCACATCACAATAAG GTCAGTATGACGTCTACCTTCGGAGCTGCCACTACTAGCAATCCTAGACCCTTCAAATGTACAGATTGCAAAATCGCCTTCAGAATACACGGTCATTTGGCTAAACATTTGCGTAGTAAAATGCATATTATGAAATTGGAATGTTTGGGTAAATTACCATTTGGTACGTATGCTGAAATGGAAAGATCCGGTATCAATCTAAATGATATCGACACCACGGACTGTGATAATAGTCTTACTAGTCTTCAG ATTTTGGCACAAAGACTTTGCGAAAAGGATCCAAATAAAATGGGTCAATGGGATACAGAGGTAGTTCAAAGTCAACCTATTAGCGGTGGTGAAACGTCTTCCGACGAAGGTGAACCTATATCTCAACATCCAATTTATTCGTTTCCCGTGAAAGTGACAACGGATGCGGAAATGTCTCGACCATATCATGTGCCAATAGCAACTGAAGAACCTAAATCTATGGTGGACGTTCATCATATTAATTCGCAATTCAATCAACAGAAACGGGAATATGGTATGAAGGAAAACGCAAACCGATCGACAGTTTCAccagaaaataatttacaatcaTATAAGTGCCAAGTCTGTCCAGTGTCTATGCGTAATGTAAATGAATTGCAAGTGCACTGTTTTGTTGAACATAATATTGAAACGGAGTCTAGTACAAATATTCACGGGGATAGAGGTGCGAATAAATgtagggaaaaagagaatactCAGAAGAAAATTTCTGCGGAGGAACGTGTTGTTAGAGAAGATCACAATCGACAAAAGATAGGAGATACATAG